A part of Entelurus aequoreus isolate RoL-2023_Sb linkage group LG03, RoL_Eaeq_v1.1, whole genome shotgun sequence genomic DNA contains:
- the isca2 gene encoding iron-sulfur cluster assembly 2 homolog, mitochondrial isoform X1, with product MKVLELAMISASKSKVISLLRASALLNHITARQRVPRTLQSPQLLSSSEMVAFSSTSSQLKPEDSGPSEDKVNLTESCVKRLGEIMGKGEYLRIHVEGGGCSGFQYKFSVDSKRNEDDRVFEEGGVGIVVDQDSLEFVKGATVDFSQELIRATFLVLKNPRADHGCSCGSSFSVKL from the exons ATGAAAGTACTAGAACTAGCTATGATATCTGCGTCAAAGTCAAAAGTGATAAGCCTTCTAAG AGCTTCTGCTCTCCTGAATCACATCACCGCGAGACAGCGCGTTCCTCGGACCCTGCAGAGCCCTCAGCTCCTTTCCAGCAGTGAAATGGTTGCGTTTAGCAGCACCTCAAGTCAGCTGAAGCCAGAAGATTCAGGTCCTTCTGAAGACAAGGTCAACCTCACTGAGTCATGCGTCAAG AGGCTTGGTGAGATCATGGGGAAAGGCGAGTACCTGAGAATTCATGTAGAAGGAGGAGGCTGCTCTGGTTTCCAGTACAAATTCTCAGTTGATAGTAAAAGGAATGAGGATGACCG AGTGTTTGAGGAGGGCGGCGTGGGCATCGTTGTGGACCAGGATAGTCTGGAGTTTGTGAAAGGAGCCACGGTGGATTTCAGCCAAGAACTCATCCGCGCCACCTTTTTAGTACTCAAAAATCCTCGAGCTGATCATGGCTGCTCCTGCGGCAGCTCCTTCTCGGTTAAACTTTAA
- the LOC133646570 gene encoding NPC intracellular cholesterol transporter 2-like codes for MDLRAGFVVLLCLMGLTCADPVKYIDCGSSAGKVTIVDINPCATQPCQLHKGQSYSVNVTFNSAVVSKTSKALVHGVIGGVPIPFPIPIQDGCESGIKCPIQKEEGYHYVNALPVKTEYPAIKLVVEWELRDDSNQDLFCIKFPVQIVN; via the exons ATGGACTTAAGAGCTGGCTTCGTTGTTTTGCTGTGCTTAATGGGACTCACCTGTGCAGATCCAGTCAAGTACATCGATTGTG GCTCATCCGCAGGCAAAGTGACCATTGTGGACATTAACCCTTGTGCCACTCAGCCTTGCCAGCTCCACAAAGGACAGTCCTACAGTGTTAATGTGACCTTCAATAGTG CTGTGGTGAGCAAGACAAGCAAAGCTTTAGTCCATGGCGTCATCGGCGGAGTTCCTATCCCCTTCCCAATCCCCATCCAGGACGGCTGCGAGTCTGGAATCAAGTGTCCCATCCAGAAGGAGGAAGGCTATCACTATGTGAACGCTCTGCCGGTCAAGACGGAGTATCCTGCG ATTAAGCTCGTAGTGGAGTGGGAACTGAGAGACGACAGCAACCAAGATTTGTTCTGCATCAAGTTCCCAGTGCAGATTGTCAATTAG
- the gskip gene encoding GSK3-beta interaction protein, which translates to MEVDCQPEESMVSAFEDDCVLLCDVKDMRLEAEAVVNDVLFAVIQMQVSKHLSSTSEVAYINVETREGNRFCLELTEAGLRVVGYAFNHVDEDLNTQYHETVYSLLDTLSPGYREAFGNALLQRLENLKQNGQ; encoded by the exons ATGGAAGTGGACTGCCAGCCCGAGGAATCCATGGTGTCCGCTTTTGAAGATGACTGCGTGTTGCTTTGCGACGTCAAGGACATGAGACTAGAGGCGGAGGCTGTGGTCAACGATGTCCTTTTTGCCGTAATCCAAATGCAGGTGTCCAAACACCTCAGCAGTACATCAGAAGTGGCCTATATAAATGTGGAAACTAGAGAAGGGAACCGCTTTTGTCTGGAGCTCACAGAAGCAGGACTGAGG GTGGTGGGCTACGCTTTTAACCATGTGGACGAGGACCTGAACACACAGTATCACGAGACAGTGTACTCACTACTGGACACCCTGAGTCCAGGCTACAGGGAAGCCTTTGGGAATGCTTTGCTCCAGCGACTAGAAAACCTCAAGCAAAATGGACAGTAA
- the isca2 gene encoding iron-sulfur cluster assembly 2 homolog, mitochondrial isoform X2, producing the protein MFYRASALLNHITARQRVPRTLQSPQLLSSSEMVAFSSTSSQLKPEDSGPSEDKVNLTESCVKRLGEIMGKGEYLRIHVEGGGCSGFQYKFSVDSKRNEDDRVFEEGGVGIVVDQDSLEFVKGATVDFSQELIRATFLVLKNPRADHGCSCGSSFSVKL; encoded by the exons ATGTTTTACAGAGCTTCTGCTCTCCTGAATCACATCACCGCGAGACAGCGCGTTCCTCGGACCCTGCAGAGCCCTCAGCTCCTTTCCAGCAGTGAAATGGTTGCGTTTAGCAGCACCTCAAGTCAGCTGAAGCCAGAAGATTCAGGTCCTTCTGAAGACAAGGTCAACCTCACTGAGTCATGCGTCAAG AGGCTTGGTGAGATCATGGGGAAAGGCGAGTACCTGAGAATTCATGTAGAAGGAGGAGGCTGCTCTGGTTTCCAGTACAAATTCTCAGTTGATAGTAAAAGGAATGAGGATGACCG AGTGTTTGAGGAGGGCGGCGTGGGCATCGTTGTGGACCAGGATAGTCTGGAGTTTGTGAAAGGAGCCACGGTGGATTTCAGCCAAGAACTCATCCGCGCCACCTTTTTAGTACTCAAAAATCCTCGAGCTGATCATGGCTGCTCCTGCGGCAGCTCCTTCTCGGTTAAACTTTAA